GAGCGTTCAAGTCGCTTCGACGCGGAATCGGCGTCGTCGCGGCTGTCGAATGTCTCCATCATCGATTGGCCATTCTTGCCGATCCGGCCCCAGTTGCGGATCATGGAGGCACCGCCAAACAGGGTAGGCTGGATCGCGAGCGTATAGAAGCGACGCATGTTCTGCGCCGGATCGATGCGGCGAAGATGAACCGAGCCTGTCTCCTCT
This DNA window, taken from Mesorhizobium loti, encodes the following:
- a CDS encoding WGR domain-containing protein, which encodes MEKEETGSVHLRRIDPAQNMRRFYTLAIQPTLFGGASMIRNWGRIGKNGQSMMETFDSRDDADSASKRLERSKRRRGYRDNGAA